From the genome of Panulirus ornatus isolate Po-2019 chromosome 8, ASM3632096v1, whole genome shotgun sequence, one region includes:
- the LOC139749931 gene encoding uncharacterized protein: MVEQEKSASVFFNHDITHTPSCTPSANMSFTKKDQQSPHALADKSSGNLDHSETVPIATVHPDAAVSASKVQQINVIHRDSIVNHGCNDATETECRKEINQSSCRSSPVGHFLHQEEEQQQAQQSEHQHLEVCYEKRQGQEKRSEYESSYLHMDKKTGNHTDQSAVQKLIHHEFVPHEKNEVQAESYPMDTLVNTGNNTGTNRGVDEMNQAHRCMSLALEGQASFTNPNETQPTREPTPGCQVKEGQTGKEVKHSFESLHHLVKGTASADEQEKLQGTQSPMKYSDKKVKVNQQEDIPLKSLEQCRFWKEQLNEANSLKVHHYKKNEDSDTTQQKVSSQGSERDLQSEVSKGQEVKSIFKEHFPEEQIDKQGAEQDNTELVDMKNSEDGLQNQGLEKLSNDELSSLASYPLSHLLTAANFIQESMFTTEKTKVKKTRGPYKKMTKVNFDPSSNPEKPYFCDECNKRFKLRDSLRAHQKQGHTDERPWKCEQCGASFKKKGTLTAHYEVHTNIRPFKCKSCPATFRRQTELNIHYIKHTDIKPFECELCGAAFAWKNSLKHHMKTHSSEKPYECEVCGATFKWPDSLKLHINTHSSVKEFGCDLCNARFKWKRSLRAHKLTHAAIKPFICDLCGSQFVQRAKLKLHMAVHTNEKPFKCEHCDMAFARKDRLNAHKKVHSLHKPFKCPLCDAAFRWDYGLKKHLSIHKKAEEHPCSHCGKTFISIRDAKKHEKSHINSVTYECKECEISFTLQKELNKHNRYAHKTPVRNLRKRKRKKQYVESDSSFEDPEPEMICVEPRVEDLMQMNRDEGTDEEEDVHINNREDDDDEMLMTVDCEAHLKVEESNVKDTERHLRVQNQNYVDVKREVIDESQCVEENKCIKEESLTDEDKDPLPILA; encoded by the coding sequence ATGGTAGAGCAAGAAAAATCAGCTTCAGTGTTTTTTAATCATGATATAACCCATACTCCGTCATGTACGCCTTCTGCTAATATGTCATTTACTAAAAAAGACCAACAAAGCCCACATGCTTTAGCAGATAAATCATCTGGGAATCTAGACCACTCTGAAACAGTTCCCATTGCTACAGTCCATCCAGATGCTGCTGTTTCAGCTTCAAAGGTGCAGCAGATAAATGTCATACACCGTGATTCCATTGTTAATCATGGTTGCAATGATGCTACAGAAACTGAATGCAGGAAAGAAATTAACCAGTCTTCATGTAGATCAAGTCCAGTGGGACACTTTTTACATCAAGAAGAAGAGCAACAGCAGGCACAACAGAGTGAACACCAACATCTGGAGGTTTGTTATGAGAAAAGACAGGGTCAAGAAAAGCGGTCAGAGTATGAGAGCTCTTATTTACATATGGACAAAAAAACAGGAAATCATACCGATCAGAGTGCTGTGCAAAAACTGATACACCATGAGTTTGTACCACATGAAAAAAATGAAGTTCAGGCAGAATCTTATCCTATGGACACACTGGTGAATACAGGTAATAACACAGGAACAAATCGGGGTGTTGATGAGATGAATCAGGCTCACCGATGCATGTCCCTGGCCTTGGAGGGGCAAGCATCATTTACAAATCCAAATGAAACTCAGCCTACAAGGGAACCTACACCAGGCTGCCAAGTGAAAGAAGGACAAACTGGTAAGGAAGTGAAACATTCATTTGAATCTTTACATCATTTGGTGAAAGGGACTGCATCTGCTGATGAACAAGAGAAATTACAAGGCACTCAGTCACCTATGAAATATTCGGACAAAAAAGTCAAAGTCAACCAGCAGGAAGACATACCTTTGAAGAGTTTGGAACAGTGTAGATTTTGGAAAGAACAGTTGAATGAAGCAAATTCATTAAAAGTTCATCATTACAAAAAGAATGAGGATTCAGATACTACTCAACAGAAAGTGTCATCCCAGGGCTCAGAGAGGGATTTGCAGTCAGAGGTAAGTAAAGGGCAAGAAGTGAAATCCATTTTCAAAGAACATTTCCCTGAGGAGCAGATTGACAAACAAGGGGCTGAGCAAGATAATACTGAATTAGTTGATATGAAGAACAGTGAAGATGGCCTACAAAATCAAGGATTAGAAAAGTTATCAAATGATGAATTGTCCTCGCTTGCTTCATATCCACTCAGTCATCTGCTTACAGCTGCTAATTTTATTCAGGAATCGATGTTTACCACAGAAAAAACAAAAGTTAAGAAAACGAGAGGTCCCTACAAGAAAATGACAAAAGTTAATTTTGATCCCTCCAGTAATCCTGAGAAACCTTATTTTTGTGATGAATGTAACAAGAGATTCAAGTTGAGAGACAGTCTTAGAGCTCACCAGAAACAGGGTCACACGGACGAGAGACCATGGAAGTGTGAACAGTGTGGTGCTTCATTTAAGAAGAAGGGCACATTGACAGCCCACTATGAAGTTCATACAAACATACGTCCATTTAAGTGTAAATCTTGTCCTGCTACGTTTAGAAGACAAACTGAGCTGAATATTCATTATATCAAACACACTGACATAAAGCCATTTGAGTGTGAACTGTGTGGTGCTGCATTTGCTTGGAAAAATAGTCTGAAACATCACATGAAGACTCATTCATCAGAAAAACCATATGAATGTGAAGTGTGTGGAGCAACATTTAAGTGGCCCGATTCTCTCAAGTTACACATAAATACCCATTCTTCTGTTAAAGAATTTGGATGTGATCTCTGTAATGCTAGATTTAAGTGGAAGCGCAGCTTGAGGGCTCATAAACTAACTCACGCTGCCATCAAGCCATTTATCTGTGACCTTTGTGGATCCCAGTTTGTACAGCGAGCCAAACTTAAATTACACATGGCTGTTCATACTAATGAGAAACCATTCAAATGTGAGCACTGTGATATGGCTTTTGCTCGAAAAGATCGTCTTAATGCTCACAAGAAAGTACACTCATTGCATAAGCCTTTCAAGTGTCCATTGTGTGATGCAGCATTCCGTTGGGACTATGGCTTAAAAAAACATCTGAGCATTCACAAAAAAGCTGAGGAACATCCTTGCTCTCACTGTGGTAAAACATTTATTAGTATTCGAGATGCAAAGAAGCATGAAAAGTCCCACATTAACTCAGTTACATATGAATGTAAGGAATGTGAAATATCTTTTACACTGCAGAAAGAACTTAACAAACATAACAGGTATGCTCACAAGACTCCAGTCAGGAAtttgaggaagagaaaaagaaaaaagcagtaTGTTGAATCAGATTCATCATTTGAGGATCCAGAGCCAGAGATGATTTGTGTTGAACCTCGAGTTGAAGATTTGATGCAGATGAATAGGGATGAAGGAactgatgaagaggaagatgttCATATAAACAatagggaagatgatgatgatgagatgttaATGACTGTTGATTGTGAAGCTCACCTGAAGGTGGAAGAAAGTAACGTAAAAGATACAGAAAGGCATCTGAGAGTACAGAACCAGAATTATGTTGATGTTAAGAGAGAGGTCATAGACGAATCTCAATGTGTAGAAGAAAATAAATGTATCAAGGAGGAAAGCCTTACTGATGAGGACAAGGATCCACTTCCCATCCTGGCATGA